The region AGGCGGCGTTACCCGCGATGCCGTGGCTGCCCCGCAGTTCGTCGAGCATGACGGCCAACTGGTCGAAGGCCTCGTCGTCGTCGAACGAGCCGCCGACGAACTTGATGTTGCCGACGAGCCGGGCCCAGACCTCCTCCCGCCAGGGGGTACGGGCGTGCTTGCGAGCCGCCTCGTAGGCCAACGACTCGAAGTCGCCGTCCCCCCAGTCACGCCGGGCGAAGCCGAGCACCACGAATCCGGGTGGGAGTAGACCCCGGTTGGCCAGGTCGTACACGGCCGGCAACAGTTTCTTGCGAGCCAGGTCGCCGGTCACCCCGAAGATCACCAAAGCGCATGGTTCGGGGATGCGCGGCAGCCGCCGGTCCTGCGGGTCGCGCAGCGGGTTCACGCCGCCTCCTTGTTCGTTCATCGCGGCGGATCAGGACCGCAGGCTGCGGATCGTGTCGAGCAGTTGGGCCAGCCCGGCCGTCCGGTCGGTCAGGTGCAGCCGTACCACCGGCCGTTGCCGCTCGGCCAACGCCTGCCGGTCACCGGCGGCCTGCGCCGCCTGCAACTCCCCGAACGTGTACGGCTTGCCCGGTACCGGCAGGTCGTCACTGACCGCGCCGGTAACCTGCAGGAAGGAACCGACCTGCGGGCCACCCTTGTGGTACTGGCCGGTGGAGTGCAGGAATCGTGGCCCCCAGCCGAAGGTGACCGGGCGGCCGGCGACCTCGGCCAGTGCCGGCCGGGTCCGAGCCGCGTCGGCGTCGGCGAACCGGTCCAGGTAGGCCATGACCGCCAGGTAGCCCTCCGTGCCCAGCCCGGCCACCAGCCAGCGCAGCACACCGGCCAGGTCACCGGGGGTACCCGCCGGGGCGTACACCTCGATCGAGCCTTCGGTGAAGGCCGGTGCCTCGGCCGGCAGGCCCGAGCCCAGCAGCCGGTTGGTGTTCTCCTTCGACTCCGTCACGTTGGGCTGGTCGAACGGGTCGATGCCGAGCAGCACGCCGGCGATGGCGGTGGCGTACTCCCAGGCGAGGAAGTGCGCGCCCAGCGGGCCGTTGACGGCCAGGTGCGGGCTCACCCCGTTGCCGGGTACCGCACCGGCCGACAGCGCGCCGCCGTAGGTCACGGTCAGCACATCGTCGCCGGTGGCACCCGGGCTGTGCGGGCCCTCGACCACGACCGGCAGGATGCCGATTCCGGTCTTGCCGGTCGACTCGGCGATCAGCTGCTCGATCCAGTCGCCGAGTCCTTCGATGCCGGTGCCGTCGGAGACCAGGGCGATCTTGTCCCGCCCGGTCGTGGCGGCGGTGCCGAGCGCCGCACCGAGGGCCAGACCCGGGTTGCCCTCGTTACCGGCCAGCGACTGGGCCAGGGCCTCGGCCTGGTCCAGCAACTCGGCCACGTCCACGCCGGCCAGGGCCGCCGGGACCAGGCCGAACGCGGTCAGCGCGGAGTATCGGCCACCGACGTCCGAGTCGGCGAGCACCACGTACGCGCCCATCTCGTTGGCGGTGGTCGCCAGCGGCGAGCCGGGATCGGTGACGATGACGAACCGCCGGCCCGCCTCCGCCTCGGTCAGGCCGGAGTCGAGGAACGCCTGCCAGTAGGCCCGCCGGTGGCTGTCGGTCTCCACCGTCGAGCCGGACTTGCTGGCCACCACCACGACGGTGCGGTGCAGCCGCTTGGCGAGGGCAGCCCGGACCTGTCCCGGGTCGGTGGTGTCCAGCACGGTCAGTGGCCGGCCGGTGGTGCGGGCGATGACCTCGGGGGCCAGCGATGATCCGCCCATTCCGGCGAGCACCACGTGGTCGAGGTCGGCCAGTTCGGCCTGTAGTTCGGCGAGTTGGGGGAGCAGTTCTCGGCTGCGGCGGAAGGTGTCCACCCAGCCGAGCCGGATCTTCGCCTCGTCCTGGGCCTCCGGCCCCCACAGGGTCGGGTCCTTCTCGGCGAGCCGACGCGCGGCATCGTCGGCGGCGAGGGCGGTCCGGGTGGAGGCGGGCGCGGAGCGGTCGATTGCCTCCGCGCCGTATACGGCCAGCCCGGCCGCTGCCTCGACCGGGCCGTCGAACAGGTCGCTGGTCGCCTGGCTCACGCGTTGCCTCCTGCCTGCTGTGCGGCCTGGGCGTGCCCCTGGGCGGCCCGGTTGGGCTGGCCTTCGCCCTGTGTCGCCGCTTCGAGCGAATCGCGTACGCCGTCGAGTAGTTCCTGCCAGCTGACCGCGAACTTCTCCACGCCCTCACGCTCCAGGGTCTCGATCACGTCGTCGAAGTCGATGCCCTGGGCGGTCAGGTCGGCAAAGACCTGGCGGGCCTCGGTGTAGCTGCCGGTGACCGCGTCACCCCGGGTCTCACCGTGGTCGGCATAGGCGTGGATGACCGGCTCCGGCATGGTGTTGACGGTGCCGGGGGCGACCAGTTCCTCGACGTAGATCACGTCGCGGTAGTCCGGGTTCTTGGTGGAGGTGGAGGCCCAGAGCGGGCGTTGCGGGTGGGCTCCCGCGTCCGCGAGCGCCTGCCAGCGGCCCGAGGAGAACACCTCGGCGTAGCGCTCGTAGGCGAGGCGCGCGTTGGCCAGGGCGGCCTTGCCCCGCAGCGCCTTGGCCTCGGCCGAGCCGGTCTTCTCCAGCCGCTTGTCGACCTCGGTGTCGACCCGGGAGACGAAGAACGACGCCACCGAGCCGATCTTCGACAGGTCGTGCCCGTTGGCCTTGGCATGCTCCAGTCCGGCCAGGAACGCCTCCATCACCTGCGAGTAGCGCTCCAGCCCGAAGATCAGCGTCACGTTGACGCTGATCCCCTCGGCCAGGGTCGCGGTGATGGCCGGCAGACCGGCCTCGGTCGCCGGGATCTTGATGTAGAGGTTGGGCCGGTCCACCAGCCACCACAGTGCCTTGGCCTCGGCCACCGTCTTCTCGGTCTCGTAGGCCAGCCGCGGGTCGACCTCGATGGAGACCCGGCCGTCCACCCCGCCCGAG is a window of Micromonospora polyrhachis DNA encoding:
- a CDS encoding glucose-6-phosphate isomerase, whose product is MSQATSDLFDGPVEAAAGLAVYGAEAIDRSAPASTRTALAADDAARRLAEKDPTLWGPEAQDEAKIRLGWVDTFRRSRELLPQLAELQAELADLDHVVLAGMGGSSLAPEVIARTTGRPLTVLDTTDPGQVRAALAKRLHRTVVVVASKSGSTVETDSHRRAYWQAFLDSGLTEAEAGRRFVIVTDPGSPLATTANEMGAYVVLADSDVGGRYSALTAFGLVPAALAGVDVAELLDQAEALAQSLAGNEGNPGLALGAALGTAATTGRDKIALVSDGTGIEGLGDWIEQLIAESTGKTGIGILPVVVEGPHSPGATGDDVLTVTYGGALSAGAVPGNGVSPHLAVNGPLGAHFLAWEYATAIAGVLLGIDPFDQPNVTESKENTNRLLGSGLPAEAPAFTEGSIEVYAPAGTPGDLAGVLRWLVAGLGTEGYLAVMAYLDRFADADAARTRPALAEVAGRPVTFGWGPRFLHSTGQYHKGGPQVGSFLQVTGAVSDDLPVPGKPYTFGELQAAQAAGDRQALAERQRPVVRLHLTDRTAGLAQLLDTIRSLRS
- the tal gene encoding transaldolase, whose product is MTDRLSELTAAGVAVWLDDLSRVRLSSGGLDQLRREQHLVGVTTNPTIFAKALSDADEYNWQLRDLAQRGVTVEEAVRMLTTYDVRWACDVMRPAYDASGGVDGRVSIEVDPRLAYETEKTVAEAKALWWLVDRPNLYIKIPATEAGLPAITATLAEGISVNVTLIFGLERYSQVMEAFLAGLEHAKANGHDLSKIGSVASFFVSRVDTEVDKRLEKTGSAEAKALRGKAALANARLAYERYAEVFSSGRWQALADAGAHPQRPLWASTSTKNPDYRDVIYVEELVAPGTVNTMPEPVIHAYADHGETRGDAVTGSYTEARQVFADLTAQGIDFDDVIETLEREGVEKFAVSWQELLDGVRDSLEAATQGEGQPNRAAQGHAQAAQQAGGNA